From the genome of Daphnia pulex isolate KAP4 chromosome 12, ASM2113471v1:
TTATAGCTAAGTGTAATCTACAGTTACGCTAAGTTTACACAAACAAATcgttttcaagttcatttttataAGGAAAACTTGTTTGGGTACCGGCTCTTTGAACGCTCAGTGAGGCGACGCGACACGAATTTGTCACCGTTTTACTCAACGGCCAATCTGGATAATATGCCAGAAAGTATGCAAGCGCTCCCAAAAAACAGTCTCCAGCACCCTGAAAGAAATGTGTTTGATTGACATAGTTCATTCATTCGTTTGATTAAAGAATACCGTGGTATCAATAGCTTTGACTTCAGGAGCTTTTACGAATACAGGTTCAAGGAAGCTGTTGTTGTCATCTCTTGAAAGCAATAAAGCGCCGTTTTTTCCAAGTGTGATGAGTACATGTTTCTTACAACCTTTTTCCATCAGTAGGTGGGCGGCGGATAGTGCTTCATCATGATTTGTCACTGGCTGTTTGATGAGCATCTCAGCCTGCAAGACCCTCGATgaatgataattttttaacattaaaattgtaaaattaatCATACCTCTGTTTCGTTGACACAGAAGATGTCGGAGAGTgtgtaaaaatctttttctagATCTTCAACGGCAGGAGCGGCATTTAATATTGTAAAAACTACAACAATAattcatatttattatttaaaagctTTCAAATGTTAAAGTTTCAGATATTTTTACCTCCAAGCTCATTCGCAAGTTTCAATCCACTAAGAACAGTTTCACGCGGAATTTCGAGAACAGAAAGCATGATTTTAGCTTTGGTAAATGTATCTCGTGAATTCCTAACATCTTCAGTGGTCAAATAATTATTAGCGCCAGGAACGATGACAATACTGTTCTGCCCGCTATCTTCGACAATTATTTGAGCCAATCCTTTAAATCCACTTATTTGATTAATATACTGCACAAAGTAAGTAACCTACATATAATATATTCATATGGTAAACACCTGTTAAGGCTTCAGATGTAAGACCAATGAAGTCTGTAaggatgttttctttttttaaagcatcCAAATACGATTTTCCGAATGAATCATTTCCTAACTTAATTGCAAATGATCCAAGAAATAGTCATTGTTTAGATCAAAAGATAAATTATCTACTTCAATTATTAGGCTACCTTTCCAATAATTGCAGTAGCAGCTCCAAGACGTGCAGCAGTCACAGCTTGGTTGGCCCCCTTTCCACCACAACAGATGGCAAGCTTATGGCCACAAAGTGTCTCACCAATTCTGGGTAAATTACTTACATAGCtgtgaataattaaaaattatttgaacatGATTATCTTGAAATCAAACACAATTTAATAAATACCTAACAACATCTGTCATGAATGAACCTAAAACAACAATCTGTACTTCTTGGAGAACCATTTTTAAAGACACTTTTTGCAGCGTAATTTGTTATCGTCTTTAGTTATTATCAGTTGGTGCTCGGAGCTAATATCGAAAGGAATAATATCAATGTCGTTGATCAGAAAGTCAGATAAGTCAAACCCTTGCATCCATGAACGTCAAAATTACCTGATTTGAAATCGCTCTTCGATCCAGACTCCAGAGTAGTGGCAGCTTAAATTGTGTCTCGATCATTAAACCAAAGCAGTCTAGTAATCAAGCGCACAACACAATTCCAAACTTATTATCTGCCATAATATTTACTTTTTGCCAGTTTCGGGAGCGTTCAGTCGTTCACATCGAAGTTGCCAGTTCtaataaaccatttttttagttacaaTTCTCAAGATCAATTTAACAGATTAcattataaaaaggaaaatataccTCTGTTcacttttaacaaaaaaaagtgtaacATGTATATTAGttaaacttttcaaaaaatatcaacCTCCACTATTCCACTACTCCACTTCCACATTCCCAAAAAAATCCACTTCCTGTTCCTGGATAGTGGATACATGATACATCATACTAAAAATATccatattacattttttataaatgtttcttaGTTATCtttaaactgaaaagaaaaatatcataaGGCCACTCAATTAATTTCAGCCCACACActtaaaataatcaattcaaCTGAttcatataaaaattttatttaagatACGTGAAAACTGCTCTGACATTTCATCCAAGAACAAATTTCACCAATATGACACCAACATTGATGAATATTAATGGGactgaaaagaataaaaacatgattAAAACATGTTAAAATATCTCTTTTACATTGCAATTCTTACTTCTCATGACAGTTCTCACTGAGCGAATGATATTGAGGATTTGGGATTTAACACTTGGTCCACTTCCATATGCTTGCATTTGCTCTCCACCCCATCCAACTATTGAAAAGAAGTTACATTTTGTATTAGATAATAGATACTAAAACAATTCATGCATGTATGCTATATCTGTAAACACTTCACCTTTGGCAAGAAACCTTTCTTCATGTAAAACACATATCGCATTGACCAAGAGAAGAGCTGCTTCCAACAAGCCCCAGAAAGTAAATGCCATTTTTGCTGTTTCTTTAAATATAGAAATATTTAGTTTCTTTCTATATGTTTAGGGGATTCACGTCGGAAATAATGAGTTGTGTCTCGATAACAGAGAACTGGCCAACACAACATGTTTAACTTAGTCTGCTATGGAAATCGCCAGATGTCGTGTGATAGAAATtcgttgaatttgaaatttgaatgacttcattttaatttcgtAGTAATTgttctgaattaaaaaaaaaaaaacgtatgaaaaatagaaaaggcgGAACGCTACTTGCCCACTTGACTAGTGCCATTTATTTtcgattatgaaaaaaaaaacataggcCGGGCGGCCGGCAGGCCGCCATACGGAGTAGAGTCGCTGAGTCGCAGAGTCGTCGTTGTAGCTAATCTAGCTATGCGCTTCAGGTTCAAAATGTCAATTAAAAGAGTCAATACTTATTATGTAAATGTTGACTTTATTTGTTTGCCTTAATGGTCAACACGGTAATAAATGCTTTTCTTGttgcaaaacaattttttgaaaaagccgctCATATATTCTGTCTAATCAGAGCAGAGGCACCTCGTAGAAGAATTGCGTACTTCACAGTTTCGTCCAAGCAACGAAGGAAGGTCGACGAAACGTGCCATCTGCCATCATGTCACACAATATAAGTTTCAACGTGAATTGGTGCCGTTAAAAATTGTAGTCCAGATTCCAGattattttctaataataagACTAATTTTAAGTGTTAACCATGACacaatttttagtttcatGACGACAACACCATGAGTCACGGTAAAAATTGCCAACTACTGAGCAATCCTTGGCAACGTAGGACTATTTTCGATTTTGGTagtaaaaatattcaaagtgCTACTTCaacttttaataataatttaaaaaaaaaacaagatcaTGTAATCGAGTCAAAATTCAGTACAAACTTATTGCGAAAAAGATTGTCGCACATTGCgttttttctcatcatttcctgcagctgaaaaagaaaattgacaaaattaaaCCGCAAGTTAGACATGCTTCAAATCACTTACAAACATTTGACGAATAAGGTGCTATGACCGTATGACGTCAAAACGTATCAAAACGTGCGCACTTGGACTTTTGGTAAAAGTACGTAACGCAGTCAAGTAACTAAACGCAGTTTAAACTTCACTTTGGTCCAAGTTGCACGACGTTACGCGAtgtagtagtgtagtactacaacgcagtttcgacattaaaaatatatttaacaAAATGTATTTTCCCCATCTAGCTTAACCTTTCCTTTAACTGGGTTAGCAATTCAGGAAATGTTTTGCCATCGAATGtaacaagaaggaaaaaaaaacatgaacaactCACCGCGTACTCACCACATGACCCTAAAACCTTTACAGAAGAATCCCTACGGGAACTCGTCAGGGCTGCTTTTCGCTTCCCACAATCTCCAACTAATTAgttctcaatttcttttgaaaaaaaaaaaaccctattAGTTCCCATTTTCCTTAATTAGGAATTTCAtgttctgctttttttttggtttggttcaCTTAATCACGTCACAGTATGTCGTAAtcaacggaagaaaaaaatgtgggaGGGGTCGAAATGGTCGACTTTGTAATGAATGGTTAACGACTCCCAAACTCGGTAACAATGATTAAATATGTATACTTGTCATCATTCGGAAATCCCGGTCTGGTTAGTACAAACATAATCATATAACAAAACATGACACAAGTCGGTGTATGCAATTGGATGATACACAACAAATAGGAAGTGGgtgacaaataatttttttgtttttttttcgaaataaggGTGCCGGTGGCGCGTATATATGTGACAATGgccaaacattttattataggAAATGTACAAACTCATCAGAATAATCACCAGAATGTCTTGTTGTAATAAACctttttgtgtcattttttttttttaattttatttcttttttctttcgtcatcattttttattattcttttgccTTCAATGGTATTATGTAATTGAGAACAGGGTGGTGAAATAGAGGGGAAGGGGGTATTAGCGCGGAGATggatgggattttttttttcatcgccATAAAGTTAATTATACAatgaagtttaaaaaaaaaaattcaaaaaatgtgtctAGATTATCTAGATAGCCAATAACGTTCAACGTTGTACCACCAGGTCTCGTTTCACTTCTCTCTTGCGCCTCGCTATCGGTTTTGCCAGCCAACGTTGCTCATATATTTACAGACCCGCACGCGTCCCTTTCGTTTATTCCCACACAGccgaaaaaggaaaggaaagaaaagaaagaaaaaactcgcaAAAAAATTTCGGCAATCACGAACTGCGTGCCGAGTgggtcgtcatcatcatcatcatcggacATCGTGACGGCACGTCTTGtccggccgccgccgccgccgccgccgagaAAGAGTCGAGCGGCTTAGTAGCCTGGCCCGGCTCTCCACCTCTGGAGATTGGTGAAACGGCCCAATCGGTCGAACAGTTTGGTGTCAAATTACCATCGACTGCCAGCGCCGAGCAGGAGGAGGGCGTCCAGGCTTCGTCGTCCAGCGGCAAGCAGTTCTCGCTGGCCATCGCCGAGCAGCCCGACATCCATTTGGTGGCGGCCATCAAGAGCAGAGTCACGAAAGCCGTCGTCCACCAGGTCCAAGCCGATTGGACGACAACGCCCCTGCCGCCGTTTTTCCCGTGTTGCATGGCCGCCGGCTGCTCCCCTGTCAAAGCCAATACGCAATAGTGATTCGGTTATTATCAGATGGGGGGAAACAGGAGGTCCAGGATACGACTAAAATGGCGGGGAGTAAGGATCGGGCTCTCCCATCCGACTCG
Proteins encoded in this window:
- the LOC124208954 gene encoding immediate early response 3-interacting protein 1-like, producing MAFTFWGLLEAALLLVNAICVLHEERFLAKVGWGGEQMQAYGSGPSVKSQILNIIRSVRTVMRIPLIFINVGVILVKFVLG
- the LOC124208950 gene encoding ribokinase-like — protein: MVLQEVQIVVLGSFMTDVVSYVSNLPRIGETLCGHKLAICCGGKGANQAVTAARLGAATAIIGKLGNDSFGKSYLDALKKENILTDFIGLTSEALTGLAQIIVEDSGQNSIVIVPGANNYLTTEDVRNSRDTFTKAKIMLSVLEIPRETVLSGLKLANELGVFTILNAAPAVEDLEKDFYTLSDIFCVNETEAEMLIKQPVTNHDEALSAAHLLMEKGCKKHVLITLGKNGALLLSRDDNNSFLEPVFVKAPEVKAIDTTGAGDCFLGALAYFLAYYPDWPLSKTVTNSCRVASLSVQRAGTQTSFPYKNELENDLFV